Sequence from the Curtobacterium sp. MCLR17_007 genome:
CCAGCCGGCGCCCTTGATGTAGAGCTCCGGCCACGAGTGCAGCTGCCGGTTCGACACGGTGTACTCGCCGTCCTCGGCGGTGCCGCCGGCGCGGTACCCGACGGCGATGCGGGAGGGGATGCCGAGCGTACGGGCCATCACGGCCATGGCGGACGAGAAGTGCACGCAGTACCCCTCGCGCACCTGCAGGAACTTCGCGACGACGTCCATGCTGTCCCCGTCGTAGCCCTGCTCCACCGGCGCCGTCTCGGAGTACGTGAACAGGTCGCTGCGGAACCACTGCTCGAGCGAGCGGGCCTGCTCGTACTCGGTCGCCGCGCTGCCGGCGACCCGCTGTGCCGTGGCCGCGATGCTCTTCGGCAGGTCCTTCGGCAGCTGTCGGTCGGTCCGGAGCTCGGCTGTGGAGGGGGTCGGGTAGCCGCGGCCGTCGAAGGCCGCCAGGCGGCCCGACGCGTCGACGGCGTCGAGGTACGCGTTCGCGAAGGTCGATGCGCCGTACACCTGGTAGGTGGCGCCCCGGCGGGTGGCGGGTCCGGTGGAGCGCACGGTGTTCGAGTTGGCCATCCACCGCCACTGGTCGAGCTCGAGGTTGGTCGACTGGGACTCGATCGACACCGCCCCGGCGGGCACCGGCAGGTAGTTGCTCGACAGCCCGGTGATGCGGATCGTCGCGTCGCCGCGGCTGGCCAGGCGCGGGTTGACCCCGACCGCCCACTGCTGCTGGTCGGCCGTCGGGGCGTTGCTGGCGTCCGTGACGGTCGGGACCCAGTCGCCGGAACCGAAGTCGTCGAGGTCCGCGAGCTTGAGGTACTCGGGCTGCCCGTCGGACGTGCGGTAGCGGAACACCTCGAGCTCGTTCGGCCGGCGGAGGTCCTGGCCGAGGTTGAGGAGCGTGCCCGGACGGCCGGGCTGGATGGGCGACTGGATGGCACCGGTCACCCCGGACAGCCAGCTCGCGTTCAGCGGCACGATCGACGGCAGTCCCACGGCGATGACCAGCGCGACGGCGCCGACGACCGTCGCCGGCAGTGCGCGTTGGACGGGTCTGACCGAGAGCCAGAGGATCGCGAGGAAGGCCAGACCGGTGACGATCACGAGCCCCGTGCTCGCCGGCGTTCCGGTGACGACGCCGGGGACGATGAGGATCACGAGCGCCGGGGCCGCGGCGAGCGCTGCGGCCGGGGCGACCGTCGCCAGGAAGATCGACGCCGCGGCGACCCAGGCGATCGCGACCGTCACCACCAGACGGATCGCGTCGGTCTGCGGCAGCGGGGCCGGGTTCAGCCGGATCGCGGCGATCGTCTGCCCGAGTGCTCCGTCCCCGTCGATCCACCCGAGCGGCTGGATGTCGTTGACGAGTGCCGCGGCGCACGAGCTGGCGATGAGCGTCGCCACGAGGGCGATGAAGCGGACGCCCGGTGGTCGCTGGCGGACGGCCAGCACGACGCCGACCAGCACGACGACGATCGCGAGCGCCGAGGTCCACCAGGCGATGCCCTGCACGAGGGGGCGGAACGCGAGTGCCGCGATGAGCACGGGGACCGGGGCGAGTGCCACGACCCAGGCGGACGGGCCACGGACGGTGTCCTCGCGCTCGAGGATCTCGCGCACGTCCGCCCGACGACGGTCACCACCGGCGCGGGCTGCCGGGCCGCCCGCCGCGCCACCGCGCCCGCCCGCCGCGCCACCGCGTCCGCCGCCGGCGCCACCGCGCCCGCCGCGCCCCGTGTCCTGCGTGGTCATCGTGTCGCTCCGGTCCCGGCGACGGGGACCACGAGGGTGCGCCAGCCGCCGCGGTCGAGGATCCCGCGCACCACGGGGTCCGGCGGCACGATCGTGGCCAGGATCCCGCGGCTGGAACCGTTGGTCGACGAGACGAGCGCTGCGGCCTGTTCCGCCGTGCAGTTGCCCGTGACGACGGCGGTCATGCCGTGCACGTCCCGTCCGCGGACGTCGGGCAGGACGTCGGTGACGGCGCGGGCGTCGCTGCGCAGGTGCACCTCGGCCAGCCCGACCAGCACGTCGGTCAGGCCGCCGGCGTCACCCGTGTGCCGCGTGGCGCCGTCAGCGTCGTCCGTGACCAGCACCACGCGCGACGTCCGTGCCGCCAGTGCCCGTGCGACGCTCGCGGCGACCACGACGGCGTGCTCGAACGCCGCGTCGCCGCCGAGGTCGCTCAGCTCGGCGAGGTCGTCCCGACCCAGCTGCTGGTACGACTCGCGCCGCACGTCGAGCGCGATGACGGCCTCGGGTGGCTGCGCCTGGGTCGTCTGCCGGACGTGGAGCTCTCCGCGTCGAGCGCTCTGCGCCCAGTGCACGCGGCGGATCGGGTCCCCTGGTCGGTAGGGACGGAGTTCGCTGTCGTCGGCGGAGCCACCCTGCCCGACGCGGCCTTCGTCGGCGGAGACCGCCCCGGCGAGCGCGCCGGTGTCCACCGCCGACAGCGGGGTCGAGGACGGCACGACCACGACCTCGTCCGGGGCGACGACGGGGCGGTCGATGCGGAGCAGGCCGAACGGGTCCTCGACGCGGATGGTCACCGGACCGACGGTCGTGCGCCCGCGGTGCATCGCCAGGGCCTCGACGTCGAACACGGCCGGCGGCACGGACGGGCCGACCTCGACGTACGCCTCGGCCTCGGACACGCTGGCAAACGCGTCGTCGAGCTGTTCGCGCACGAGCAGGGTCGACCGCGGTCCGAGCGCCATCGTGGCGCCGCGCAGCGTGACCCGTTCGCGGTAGACCTCACCCACCTGCACCATCGCCCGCGGAGCGACACGGGACCCGCGCAGCGGCGCCGCGACGAGGAACGCCATCACGAACCCCAGGACGACGAGCACCAGCAGCAGCAGTCCGGCCGACACGGCGACGCTCGTGGTGGCGACCAACCCGCCGCCGACCAGGCCGATACCGACCGCGATGACGGTCCAGCCGCGGGCCGTCGGCCGCGGGAACGGCGTCCGTCGCAGTGCCGCGGTCCCCCGGCGGGTCCACCGCGACAGCGTCGAGCGGGCGGCACCCGCTCGGCGCAGCAACGGCGGGGCCACCGGCGACCGGGCCATCAGGAGCGGACGGGCGCGGCGGTGAAGGGCACGGCCGTCTCGGCGACGACGCGCACGACGATCTCGCGCGCCGTGTCCTCGGCGGAACCACCGAGCCCCCGGGCGACCGGCACCAGCCGGTGCGCCAGGACGATCGGCGCCAGCTCGGCGACGTCGTCCGGCGTGACGAAGGGCCGACCGAGCAACGCCGCGTGCGCCCGGGTCGCCTGGGCGAGGTGCAGGGTGGCGCGCGGGCTGGCGCCCAGCAGCAGGTCCGGGTGGGTGCGCGTGGCGCGGACGATCGCGATGACGTAGGCCTCGACGTCGGGCGCGATGTGGACCTGGTGGACGGCCTGCATCATCGCGCGGAGCGTCTGGACGTCGACGACCGGGCGGACGGACTCGAGCGGGTCGCGGGTGCCGCGGGCCGTGAGCATGCGGCGCTCGGCCTCGACGCTCGGGTACCCCATGGCGATGCGGGCCATGAAGCGGTCGCGCTGTGCCTCGGGCAGCGGGTACGTGCCCTCCATGTCGACCGGGTTCTGCGTCGCGACGATCATGAACGGCTGCTCGAGCGGCCGGGTGACGCCGTCCACGGTGACCTGCGACTCGGCCATCGCCTCGAGCAGCGCGGACTGGGTCTTCGGGCTGGTGCGGTTGATCTCGTCGCCGATGACGACGTTGGCGAAGACCGGGCCGGGCGAGAACCGGAAGGTGCCCGAGGACTGGTCGAAGATGTTCACGCCGGTGACGTCGGACGGCAGCATGTCCGAGGTGAACTGGATGCGGTTCACCGACCCGCCCACCGAGGCACCGAGGGCCTTCGCCAGCACGGTCTTGCCGACGCCGGGCACGTCCTCGACGAGCAGGTGCCCCTCGGCGAGCATCACCGTCAGCGCCGTGCGGATGGCGTCGGTCTTGCCGTCCACCACCGTAGCGACTGCGGACATGATCGCCGCACCGGCGTCACGGACCCGGTCGATGGGGAAGGCGAAGTCGGGGGCTTCCGGCACGCAGGTCTCCTCGGTTCGATGTCCGCGCATGCTACATCGGGCCGGTGACAGCACCCGGAGGATGTGTCACCGAGGTGCCGTCGGCACCACGGCACTGGACGGGAGGCCCGGTACAGGTGCGCAGATCGGCTCACCGGCACCGGGCCTCCCGTCCGTGTCCGGTGTCGGGACCGCGCCTCAGTCGCGCCCGGCGCGCGGTGCCAGGGCCGCGTCCGCGGCCAGCAGCACGCGGGCCGCCACGGCGACGCCCTCGTCGCGGCCGAGCTCGGTGTCCTCGTGCTCGATGTTCACCCACATGTCGGGGTCGACCTCGTGCAGGGCTCGCAGGAACTCGGTCCAGTACGCCTGGTCGTGGCCCTTGCCGAGCGCGACGAAGTCCCAGGCGGACGGCTTCGGCCACGCGTTGGCCCACTCGTCGCCGCCCAGGTTCGTCCGCGGCTCGTCCGGCGACAGCCGCCCGAACCCGTTGTCGAGCACGCCGTTGATCGCGGCGTGCGGGTTGATCCGGACGTCCTTCGCAGCGGCGTGGACGACGAGCGGACCGAGGTCGCGGACGACGGCCACCGGGTCCATCTGCTGCCAGAACAGGTGGGACGCGTCCAGCTCGACCCCGACGTTGGTCAGTCCGCCGCGCGCCACGAGCTCGCGGACCGTGGCCGGGTTGAACACCAGGTTCTGGGGGTGCAGCTCGAGTGCGACCTTGACGCCGTGATCGCGGGCGAGGGCGTCGATCTCCTGCCAGAACGGCACGGCGATGCTCCACTGGTGCTCGAGCACGTCGAGGGCCGCGGAGTTCCAGGCGTTGACGACCCAGTTCGGCCGGGTACCGCCGGGCTCCCCCGCCGGCAGGCCCGACATCGTCACGACGCGGTCCTGTCCCAGTCGCGCGGCCAGACGGATGCTGCGTCGGACGTCCTCGGCGTGCGCAGGGCCGATCGCGGGGTCCGGGTGCAGCGGGTTGCCGTTGCAGTTGAGGCCCGCGACGGCGACCCCCGTCCCGTCGAACTGCGCCAGGAAGGCGTCCCGTGCTGCGTCGTCCGTGAGGACCGCGTCCATGTCCGGCACGTGCACCGCGGGCAGGAAGCCGCCCGTGTTCAGCTCGATGCCGGTGAGGCCGTTGTCCCGGACGGCACGGATCGCGTCGGCGAGGGGGCGGTCGTGGAAGACCGCGTCGTAGAGGCCGAGGTTCATGCGTGCTGCTCCTGCCCCGTGCTCGCGCTCGCGTCGATGGTCTGGGTCGCTCCCCCGGCTGCGGCGGACCGCGCGACCGCGTCGAGGACCTCCATGTTGTGGACGCCCTCCGCGAAGGTGGCGTTGGCCGGCAGCGCGTCCTCGGCACCGACGACCTCGTCGAGGAACGCCCGTGCCTGCACCTCGAACATCTGGTTCTGTCCCCAGCCCACGCCGGGTGCGTCCATCGCCATGCCGCCGGCAACGTAGGGGTGGTCCGGTCCGAGCACCACCTGCCGGTACCCGCCCAGCCGCGAGCCGTCCGACTGCAGTGCGAGACCGATCTCCGACGGACGCTCCTGGTCCCAGCGGGCGGCACCGTGTTCGCAGAAGACCTCGACGACCAGGCCGTTCGGGTGACCGCTCGCCACGCGGGACACTTCGAGCGAGCCGACCGCCGAGCCGTCGCCGAAGCGCGCCCCGAACGTGGCGTAGTCGTCGTTCTCGACGGTCGCGGTCTCCCCCGTGACCTGGGCCTGCTGCCCGCGCAGGACGTGTCCCGCGGCGACGGGCCGCTCGGTGATCGTGGTGCTGAAGAGCCCGCCGCGCACGCTCCGGACGTCCCCGGCGAGGAACTCGGCGACGTACGTCAGGTGTGACCCGACGTCAGCGAGCGCCCCCGTGCCCGGTGCCCCGGCGAAACGCCACGAGAACGGGACGTCCGGCGACGAGCCGTAGTCCGTCCAGTACCGTCCGGACACGTGCAGGACCCGGCCGAGGGTGCCGTCCTCGACGAGCTGTCGGATCGCGGCGAGCCCCGGTGCCCGGCGGTACGTGAAGCCGAGTCGTGCGACCTGGCCTCGCCCGGCAGCAGCGTCCGCGGCCACGACCATGGCGCGGGCGTCCTCGAGCGAGTCCGCCAACGGCTTCTCGCACAGCACGTGCTTGCCGGCGGCCAGCAGCCCCTCGACGATCTCGCGGTGCAGCCGGTTGGCGACGACGACGCTCACCACGTCGACGTCGTCCGCCGCGGCGATCGCGCGCCAGTCGGTGTCGTGCCGGGCGTAGCCGAACCGGGCCGCCGTCTCGGCGGCGAGCGGCTCGAAGACGTCGCCGACGGACACCAGCCGCACGGGCGGCAGCGTTGAGTCGAACAGGGACGGGGCGTTCCGCCAGGCCGCCATGTGGGCCTTGCCCGCCATGCCTGCTCCGATGACGGCCACGCCGATGGGGTCGTTGTCGTTGGTGCGCACGAGTGCTCCGTTCACGTCGTCGTGCCGTATCGCTCTGGAACGTTCCAGAGCGTGTGACAGACTGTAGCTGCCCGACCCCATGTCCTGTCAAGGAGCACGCATGACGAACCGCAGACCGCCGACGATCATCGACGTCGCCGCGCGGGCCGGGGTCTCGAAGTCGCTGGTCTCGATGGTCATGCGCGACGACCCGGGCGTCTCCGAGCCACGACGCGCCGCGGTCCTCGCCGCCGCTGCGGACCTGGGGTACCGGCCGAACCGCGCCGCCGCGATCCTGGCCGGCACCCGCACCAGGACGATCGGGGTGGTCATCGACGACTTCCGCAACCCCTGGTACGTGCCGATGCTCGACGGCATCCGCGGCGCGCTCGAACCGCACGGGTTGCGACTGACCCTGGCGGACACGACGGCCAACGCCCACCTGCCGTCCTCGCCGTTCGACGACCTGGTGTCGCTGCGGGTCGACGGCGTGGTGCTCGCCGCCGAGAGCTCCCCCGACCTCGAGGTCCCCGCCGACACCCCGGTCGTCGTCGCCGGCGTCCGGGCGCTGGCGCCCGCCGACGTCGACGTGGTCGCCTCCGACGAGGCCGCCGGCGCCCGCCTGGCGACGGACCACCTGGTCACGCTGGGCCACCGGTCGATCGCGCACCTGAGCGGGACGGGAGGCTCCGCGGCCGCCCGCCGCACGGCCACCGTCGAGCGGATGGTGGCGTCCGGCATCGCGCCGGTGGTCGTCGGCGACGGTGCCACCTCCGAGCAGGCCGGCTACCAGGCGGCACGCTCGGCGCTGACTGAGCACCCCGGGCTGACCGCGGTGTTCGCGGCGAACGACGTCATGGCGATGGGCGCGATGGCGGCGGCGCGCTCCATGGGCCTCCGGGTGCCGGAGGACCTGTCGGTCGTCGGGCACGACGAGACCCCGTTCGCGGGCTCCGGACTGGTCGACCTGACGACGGTGGACCCGCACAACGCCGAGGTCGGTCGGCTCGCCGCCGAACGGCTCGTCGCACTGATCGGCACGGGCGCCCGCCCGACGCCGGACACGACCCTGGTGCCGCCCACGCTCGTGGTCCGGGGGACGACGGCGCCGCCGCGGCGGTGACCGGCGGCGCGTCGACCGCGTGTCGCTGCGCCGCGCGCCGCCCGGCCAGCCATCCCCCGGGCGCGCGCATCGCGCCCCCGTGCAGACATCGCGCCCCGTTGACCGCGGGCGCGATGTCCGCGCGGGGGCGCGGCATCGGCGTCAGTGCGGGAGCGACATCGGCGTCAGTGCGGGAGCGGCATCGTGCCGAGCGACCAGAGCGCGACCCCGTGCAGGCCGAGCTCCGTGGCGAGCGCGGTCCGGACCCGGTACGACCGCGCATCCGACCAGTGCAGCTCGCGCCCGTCGCCGAGCGTGGCCGACCACTCACCGTCCCGCCGCGACCAGGTCGCCGCATCCCCGGCAGCCGAGCGCGCCGCCGCTGGTGAGAGCAGCCGGTCCGCGCCCCCGCCCCACACGTACCCGTAGCCGGCGATGCCGAGGTCGATCCGGTCCGCGGTGAGCCCCTGCCGCTGGGCCGCCCGGACCACCCGTTCGGTCCACGGCAGCGACCCGACCGTGCCGGGGCTGCTCCAGGGCCCGTGCTGGTCGTAGGTCATGAGGACGAACCGGTCGACGTGCTCCATGAGCGCACGGAGGTCGTAGCCCGTGTCGCGGTAGCCCGCGCCGTCCGTCGAGGCCATCACCGCCATCGACACCGTCGCGTCGGGTCCGATGCGGTCGTGCACCGCGGTGCGGACAGCGGCGGCGAAGGAGACGAGGTCGGCTCGGTCCCGGGCGCGCAGGGACTCGAGGTCGATCTGCACGCCGCGCATCCCGGACCGCTCGGCCGCCGTCGCGAGCTGCCGGGCGACCCGCTCGCGGTTCGTCGCCGAGGACAGCAGCGCCGTACCGACCCGCGGTGAGAAGTCCCCGAGCTCCTCGGCGTAGTTGCTCACCAGGAGCTCCGCTGCGGCGCCCCCGCCGTTCGCGGTCGCGGCCAGGGTGTCGAGTCCACCCGGGGGCGTCGCGAGCGTCGCCCCGTCGGACGCGACCGTCACGCCGTCGATGCCGATGGTGCTGGCGAGCGGGACCGCGTCGCGCACCCGGTGCACCGCTCGGGCCCCGGGTTCGACGTAGGCCTCGACCTGCAACCCGGCGGGACTTGCGCACCCGGTCAGGAGCGACGCGGCGACGAGCGCTCCGAGGACGACGAGCGCTGCGCGACGGGACACGTCGACACCGTAGCGCGCTGTCGGCGTGCACCCGGGGACCGTCCGAGGGACCCGGGCGACGCGCAGCCGCTCGGACTACTGTCCACGTCAGGTGACCCAGACCCCCGGCCGCTGGAACGATCTCTCGTCCGAAGCCGACCGGAAGTCCTCATGCATGCACCACCTGTCCACCGTCACCCCGATCCCGGTCCGGGGTGTCCTCGATGACGCTCCTCGACGGCATCCTCTGGGTCGAGGTCGATGACCGCCACTGGGAGGGCTCGTCGGGGCAGGTGCTCGTCGGGATCGTGTCGTGGGAGGACGGCTACGCGGTGCGGTCCACAGGCGGCGAGGTCCGTGGCACCCACAGCACGCTCGACAGTGCGAAGGCGCAGCTCGAGGGGTGGATCCGGTGGCTCGACTCGAACAGCACTCGCTGAACCCGGACGTCCGCCGCTGACGAGCGGGTGCCCGCGACGACGAAAGCCCCGCTGGACAGCAGCGGGGCTTTCGTGTGTGGCTCGTGTGCGGAGACGGAGGGATTTGAACCCTCGGTCCCCTAAAGGGGACTCCACCTTAGCAGGGTGGTGCACTCGGCCGGACTATGCGACGTCTCCGTGCGCCCTCGCGGACGCAGGCACCACCATACAGGAGGACGCGGGGACTCTCGACTCACCCGCGCTGCGGTGTTCAGCGGCCGGTCCCCCGAAGTGGGGACACGCCGGGGTTGTCCGCTCGTACCCCGAGCCGTAGGGTCATCGGGACGCGGCGATCACGTTCCGGGGCTCGTCCCCGTTGTCGCGACACAGCACCCAGCGTCGCTCCCAGGCCTGGGCCCGGCTCGCCCGATGACCGGCGTCCGCCGAGGAGCGACTCCGCGGGGGCGTGGCCGCGGCCACGCCCCCGCTTCTGCGTCGCGGGGTCGGCCCACGAGCCGGAGGCCTACGAGCCGAACGCCTTCGAACAGGTCTCCTGTGCCGCGGACTGCCCCTGCAGGCCGTCGATCGTGTCGGACGTCGCTGGCGCGGACGGGGCGGCGGTCTCGCCCGACGACGACGGCGACGACGCCGCGGACGACGGGGGCGCCGCCTGTCCGGTCGGAGCGGTGGCGTCCGAGGACGGCGAGGCATCCGTCGGCGGCGCGTCCGGTGCGGCCTCGGACCCGATGCCCGTGCTGCCCTCCCCCAGCGAGAACGACTGGTCCGCCTTGATCTTGGCGAACAGCTCGTCCGCCAGGGACTGCGTCGGCTGCACCTTCCCCGCGTACACACCCGTCCCGCCGGTGTCGCCCGGGTACTGCACGAAGTTCACCTGGTCGAGCGGCAGGTCCTGCAGCGCCCGGCCCATCTGCACCATCGTCCCGACGTCGTTCAGACTCTGCGACAACTGCATGTTCGAGGCCGCCGCCCGCGCCAGCTTGTACAGCGTGGCGGGCGAGGTCAGGGTCTCGTTCGACTTGACGGTCCGCAGCAACGAGGACAGGAACACCTGCTGACTCGAGATCCGCCCGAGGTCCGACCCGTCACCGACTCCGTGCCGGGTCCGCAGGAACTCGAGCGCCTGCGACCCCTGCAGCGTCGTCGTCCCCGCCGGCAGGTCGAGTCCGGTGTAGCGGTCCTTGATCGGCGACGCGACGCACACGGGCACGCCGCCGATCGCGTTCGACATCTCGATCACGCCGTTGAACGACACCGCCGCGGAGTACTGCACGTCGAGCCCCGTCAGTCCCTGCACCGTCTGCACGACGCAGTTCAGGCCGCCCTCGCCCCAGGCGTCGTTGATCGGCTGCGCTGCCATCGCCGGCGTCGTGCCGGACCCGTCGGGCTTCTCGCAGGCCGGGATCGGCGTGACCAGGTCGCGCGGGATGCTCACCGCCGTCGCGTTCGTGTGGTCGGCTGACACGTGCAGCAGGATGTTGACGTCGTTGAGCGTCGCGTCCCGCTCCCCGTACTGGGTGCCCTGCGCGGGGTCGTTGTCGGTGCCGACGACGAGCATGTTGAAGCCGCCCTGGTACGCACTGAGGGACTCCCCCTTCGCTGCGACCGAGGGCTGCCCCTGGATCTGCACGCCGTCGCCGAGGTCGTCCGTGACCTGCTTCGCTGCGATCGCCGCCACCGAGAACGAACTCACCAGGGCGACGGCGACCACGCCGGACAGCACCTTGGCGACGGTCCCGAAGGGTCGGTGCCGTGGCAGTCGTCCGTGTCGGGCGATCCCGGATGCGCGGTTCAGGCGGTGGGATCGATCACGGACGTCTTCCACGGGCGCTCCTGTCGTCGGCGGACACGATGACGGGGCGGTCCTGCACGCCTCCGTCGGGTCCCGCGCGCGGACCGGTCGGGTCACGCCGCGGGAACGGCAACCGGACAAGGCTGCCACAGGTCCGCCTGGCGGTTCCGTGTGGATCCGGCGTGGATCCCAGGCGCCTCCGGGGCAGCCCCGAGCGTCGGGGTCAGCCAGCGGCGACGGCGCAGGTCTTCTGCTTGGCCGTCTGCCCCGTCACGCCGGACATCTCCTGGGCGGTCGCCGACGAGGTCGGATCCGACGCCGCCGGTGGGTCGGTGTCCGGACGGGAGGCCCCCGCCGGCTCGTCCGCGCCGGTCGCGCTGGTCGTGCCCTCACCCGGGGAGTCGCTGGTCGCGTCCGTCGCACCGCGTCCGGTCGCGCCCGCGTCGAGCCGGAACGGACGGTCGCTGCGGACGGCACGCATGAGCTTGCCAGCTGTCGCCCGGTCGGGGACGACCTTGCCCGGGAACGCCGGGTCGGTGACGCTGCCCGGGTACTGCACGAAGGTGACGCGGTCCAGGCCGATGCCGTCGAGCGCCCCGGCCATGTCCACCATCGTCGCCGGGCTCGCGAGCGAGGTCGACAGGGTGATGTTCCTCGACGCGGACCTGGCCAGGCCGTAGAGCTTCGTGGGGTCGCTGAGCGTGCCCTCGCTCTTGACCTTGCGCAGGAGCGACGACAGGAACTGCTGCAGGCTCGAGATCCGCGACAGGTCACTGCCGTCCCCGACGCCGTGTCGGTCCCGCAGGAACGCGAGCGCCGTCGCCCCGGACACCGTGTGCTCGCCGGCGGAGAGCTTGAGTCCCGTGTACGGGTCGTCGACCGCGTCCGTGACACAGACCGGCACCCCACCTATGGCGTCCGACATCCGGATGACCCCGGCGAAGCTGACCTGCGCCGCGTAGGGCACGTCCATGCCCGAGACGTGCTCGATCGTCGAGACGACACAGTCCATCCCACCGCGGCCGTACGCCTGGTTGAGCGGCGTGTCGGTCACGGCGGGTGCGCTGCCGCACGCCGGCTGGTCGACGATGAGGTCACGGGGGAAGCTCACCGCGACGGCCTGGGTGTGGTCGGCGGAGACGTGGAACAGGACGTTCGAATCGTTGAGCGTGACCCCGCGGTCCCCGTACGACTGGCCCTGGGCCGGGTCGTTGTCGGCCCCGATGGCGAGCACGTTGAAGGCACCGTCGGTCGAGGCGCCGTCCCCGATGTCAACGGCACGCTGCTGGAAACCGTGTCCGACGTCGTAGGCGGCATAGGCGGAGAGCGACGTGGCACTGGCGACGGCCACCGCAGCCGCGAGCCCCACACCGGTCGCCAGGCGCCTCGCCCCGAGCGGACCACGCCCACGACCGTGGCGCGCCCCGCTCACGCGGTACCCCGGTCCGGAGACGACGGACGGCCGACGGCGTGCGTCGAGCAGGTCGTCGAACGATCCTCCGGTTGCCCTGCCGGTGGACGTCGAGCCGGTCGACGACGGACTGGACACCGACGGGCTGGATGGTGACGTGGCGCGGTT
This genomic interval carries:
- a CDS encoding LCP family protein, with the protein product MEDVRDRSHRLNRASGIARHGRLPRHRPFGTVAKVLSGVVAVALVSSFSVAAIAAKQVTDDLGDGVQIQGQPSVAAKGESLSAYQGGFNMLVVGTDNDPAQGTQYGERDATLNDVNILLHVSADHTNATAVSIPRDLVTPIPACEKPDGSGTTPAMAAQPINDAWGEGGLNCVVQTVQGLTGLDVQYSAAVSFNGVIEMSNAIGGVPVCVASPIKDRYTGLDLPAGTTTLQGSQALEFLRTRHGVGDGSDLGRISSQQVFLSSLLRTVKSNETLTSPATLYKLARAAASNMQLSQSLNDVGTMVQMGRALQDLPLDQVNFVQYPGDTGGTGVYAGKVQPTQSLADELFAKIKADQSFSLGEGSTGIGSEAAPDAPPTDASPSSDATAPTGQAAPPSSAASSPSSSGETAAPSAPATSDTIDGLQGQSAAQETCSKAFGS
- a CDS encoding LCP family protein — protein: MTDPDGPYRNRATSPSSPSVSSPSSTGSTSTGRATGGSFDDLLDARRRPSVVSGPGYRVSGARHGRGRGPLGARRLATGVGLAAAVAVASATSLSAYAAYDVGHGFQQRAVDIGDGASTDGAFNVLAIGADNDPAQGQSYGDRGVTLNDSNVLFHVSADHTQAVAVSFPRDLIVDQPACGSAPAVTDTPLNQAYGRGGMDCVVSTIEHVSGMDVPYAAQVSFAGVIRMSDAIGGVPVCVTDAVDDPYTGLKLSAGEHTVSGATALAFLRDRHGVGDGSDLSRISSLQQFLSSLLRKVKSEGTLSDPTKLYGLARSASRNITLSTSLASPATMVDMAGALDGIGLDRVTFVQYPGSVTDPAFPGKVVPDRATAGKLMRAVRSDRPFRLDAGATGRGATDATSDSPGEGTTSATGADEPAGASRPDTDPPAASDPTSSATAQEMSGVTGQTAKQKTCAVAAG